In a genomic window of Coprococcus eutactus:
- a CDS encoding MBL fold metallo-hydrolase has translation MAELNIDAYELGGFQTNCYIVSNADTGEAIVIDPSWNAAFIKGRLDERKLKCVGIYLTHGHIDHMAAMDEIRELTGAPTYASEDEEEVLGSSKVNLSAMMTAVFGKVVETKADNYLTEGDVKKILGTEMRCISVPGHTKGGMCYYFDEQHILFSGDTLFKYSVGRSDFPTGDEHALLENIREKLFVLPDDTVVYPGHGDKTQIGKEKKMNPFF, from the coding sequence ATGGCAGAGTTAAACATAGACGCATATGAACTGGGGGGATTTCAGACCAACTGCTACATCGTGTCAAATGCAGACACGGGCGAGGCGATAGTTATCGATCCCTCATGGAATGCGGCATTTATCAAGGGCAGACTGGACGAGAGAAAACTGAAGTGCGTCGGAATATATCTCACGCATGGACATATAGACCACATGGCTGCAATGGACGAGATCAGGGAACTCACCGGTGCTCCGACTTACGCATCGGAGGATGAGGAAGAAGTCCTTGGCAGCAGCAAGGTGAATCTCTCTGCTATGATGACGGCGGTGTTTGGCAAAGTGGTCGAGACTAAGGCAGACAACTATCTGACCGAGGGCGATGTGAAGAAGATACTTGGCACGGAGATGAGATGTATAAGTGTTCCGGGGCATACCAAGGGCGGAATGTGTTATTATTTTGATGAACAGCATATACTGTTCTCAGGTGATACACTGTTCAAATACAGTGTTGGAAGATCAGATTTCCCAACGGGGGATGAACATGCCCTGCTTGAGAACATACGCGAGAAGCTGTTTGTCCTGCCGGATGACACGGTAGTATATCCGGGACACGGTGACAAGACACAGATTGGAAAAGAGAAAAAGATGAATCCATTCTTTTAG
- a CDS encoding fibronectin type III domain-containing protein, giving the protein MKRYVSLVLAVMMILGIMSCPGAVKLHVDAANGTSQKNTATDTDAVSISGLNAVPKSASSIQLKWKTIAGVDTYRIYVYDVAKKAYKEKGRTQTGAYQVSGLAKSGNEYKIAVRGYSADQGRIVAVTPLATITSKTLPGSPKLSELGARSTSNTYIKWNKVTGADGYQVYRYNRASGKWSMLTETAGLVYKDTNKTSAKGYTYKVRAYMKYKGQRYYGVYSAGLRTATVPKSVPESMCYENYVLKKNRRGMYEMAGTDAPYMYIHGYKLELTKAKGSTGYVIYYQDVREISQENVKKSKVLGYTRSSVLNLGRTTRKGYKRVFWVSSYYVYGGKRYVNPSRMPVTNEGVRYTYKNRLGKVTGIEEYEYGAVDRQISQVRYYTSRGRLNKYEMYLYNKNGFSYGIRTYNASGKLIKTERFK; this is encoded by the coding sequence ATGAAGAGATATGTTTCGCTGGTATTGGCAGTGATGATGATACTTGGCATAATGAGCTGCCCGGGAGCCGTGAAGCTCCACGTAGATGCAGCCAACGGTACATCTCAGAAGAATACAGCTACGGACACAGATGCCGTCAGCATAAGTGGACTCAATGCGGTTCCAAAGAGTGCTTCATCTATACAGCTAAAGTGGAAGACGATTGCCGGGGTGGATACATATCGCATATATGTATATGATGTGGCGAAAAAGGCATATAAAGAAAAGGGACGTACACAGACAGGTGCTTATCAGGTAAGCGGACTTGCAAAATCGGGAAATGAATACAAGATAGCAGTGAGAGGATACTCGGCTGATCAGGGCAGGATCGTGGCAGTCACGCCTCTTGCCACGATAACTTCAAAGACTCTTCCGGGTAGTCCGAAGCTCTCAGAGCTTGGAGCTAGAAGCACTTCAAACACATATATAAAGTGGAATAAGGTCACAGGGGCTGATGGTTATCAGGTGTACAGATACAACCGTGCATCAGGAAAGTGGTCAATGCTGACAGAGACGGCTGGGCTCGTGTACAAAGATACAAACAAGACGTCCGCAAAGGGATACACATACAAGGTAAGAGCATATATGAAGTACAAGGGACAGCGGTATTACGGTGTATATTCAGCCGGACTCAGGACGGCGACTGTGCCCAAGTCTGTACCGGAGTCCATGTGCTATGAGAATTATGTGCTCAAGAAGAATAGGCGCGGTATGTATGAGATGGCTGGCACGGATGCACCATATATGTACATACACGGATATAAACTTGAACTGACAAAAGCCAAGGGAAGTACAGGATATGTGATATATTATCAGGATGTCCGGGAAATTTCCCAGGAAAATGTTAAAAAATCAAAGGTACTCGGATATACGAGATCGTCTGTCCTGAATCTTGGCAGAACGACAAGAAAGGGATACAAGAGAGTGTTCTGGGTAAGCTCATATTATGTGTATGGCGGAAAGAGATATGTGAATCCATCCAGGATGCCGGTGACAAATGAAGGCGTCAGATACACATACAAGAACAGACTGGGAAAGGTCACAGGGATAGAGGAGTATGAGTACGGTGCTGTGGACAGACAGATATCTCAGGTGAGATACTATACTTCCAGAGGCAGACTGAATAAATACGAGATGTATCTGTACAACAAAAATGGTTTTTCATATGGAATCAGAACGTACAATGCGTCCGGAAAACTTATAAAGACAGAACGTTTCAAATAA